The Candidatus Pelagibacter sp. IMCC9063 genome has a window encoding:
- the trpS gene encoding tryptophan--tRNA ligase, translated as MTQNKRILSGIQPTGNLHLGNYFGAINNFVLLQKEYECFFMLANMHAITVKYEPQILEDNILETTAALVASGIDPKNNTIFVQSSVSAHAELAWIFNCTARIGWLNRMTQFKEKAGSNKEKASVGLLTYPILMAADILLYRATHVPVGEDQKQHLELCRDIAIKFNNDFKANDFFVTPEPIIPENISRVMSLRDGTKKMSKSEESDLSRINLTDDADLILKKIQKGKTDSEAISESILKSNTRPEARNLINIFSALTGKKMQDVITNWNGKAFSEFKKELGLLLIEKICPIGKEIIKLKSDPVFLKQILKDGSKKAQEVANTNLMEIKKIVGLV; from the coding sequence ATGACACAAAATAAAAGAATCTTATCTGGTATTCAGCCAACAGGGAATCTTCACTTAGGAAATTATTTTGGTGCTATTAATAATTTTGTATTGTTACAAAAAGAGTATGAGTGTTTTTTTATGTTAGCAAATATGCACGCAATTACAGTGAAATATGAACCTCAAATTTTAGAAGATAATATTTTAGAAACTACAGCTGCTCTGGTGGCCTCTGGCATTGATCCTAAAAATAATACAATCTTCGTGCAATCTTCTGTTTCAGCTCATGCAGAACTTGCTTGGATTTTTAATTGTACTGCAAGAATTGGTTGGCTTAATCGAATGACCCAATTTAAAGAAAAAGCTGGAAGCAACAAAGAGAAAGCCAGCGTCGGACTTCTTACCTATCCAATCTTAATGGCAGCAGATATTTTGCTTTATAGAGCAACACATGTGCCTGTGGGAGAGGATCAAAAGCAACATCTAGAACTTTGTAGAGACATAGCAATAAAGTTTAATAATGATTTTAAAGCCAATGATTTTTTTGTAACCCCCGAACCCATTATCCCAGAGAACATTTCAAGAGTTATGAGTCTAAGAGATGGAACGAAAAAAATGAGCAAATCAGAAGAATCGGATCTATCAAGAATTAACCTAACAGATGATGCTGATTTAATTTTAAAGAAAATTCAAAAAGGAAAAACAGATAGTGAGGCAATAAGTGAGAGTATTCTCAAAAGCAATACAAGACCCGAAGCAAGAAATTTAATTAATATTTTTTCCGCGTTGACAGGTAAAAAAATGCAAGATGTAATTACCAATTGGAATGGAAAGGCCTTTTCAGAATTTAAAAAAGAACTTGGTTTGTTACTTATAGAGAAAATTTGCCCGATTGGAAAAGAAATTATAAAATTGAAATCAGATCCAGTTTTTTTAAAACAAATTTTAAAAGACGGAAGTAAAAAAGCCCAAGAAGTTGCGAATACTAATTTAATGGAAATAAAAAAAATTGTAGGATTGGTCTAA
- a CDS encoding NifU family protein, which yields MITLTDTPNPESKKFVFDFDIVKSGSKEIKSIEDCKEIKFAEKLFDQVSPELIYIDSNFVTIKKKSSQDWNEIKENILKILSEEVNADFEALSFEKSFEFKDEISQRIEEVLNDKIRPAVAMDGGDIQLKSYKDGIVEVMLKGSCAGCPSSTVTLKQGVERMIKHYVPEVNSVIAVNIE from the coding sequence ATGATTACATTAACAGACACACCAAACCCCGAGTCTAAAAAATTTGTATTTGATTTTGATATTGTCAAATCTGGATCTAAAGAGATTAAATCAATAGAGGATTGTAAAGAAATTAAGTTTGCAGAAAAATTATTTGATCAAGTTTCGCCTGAACTTATCTATATAGATTCTAATTTTGTAACTATAAAAAAGAAATCCTCACAAGATTGGAATGAAATAAAAGAAAATATTCTAAAAATTCTTTCAGAAGAAGTAAATGCTGATTTTGAGGCCTTGTCTTTTGAGAAGTCTTTTGAATTCAAAGATGAAATTTCCCAAAGAATTGAAGAAGTGCTCAATGACAAAATCCGCCCAGCGGTTGCTATGGATGGGGGGGACATTCAATTAAAGTCTTACAAAGATGGAATAGTTGAAGTAATGCTGAAAGGAAGCTGTGCAGGATGCCCAAGCTCTACCGTTACCTTAAAACAAGGAGTGGAACGAATGATCAAGCACTATGTTCCTGAAGTGAATTCAGTAATTGCAGTAAATATAGAGTAG
- the ybeY gene encoding rRNA maturation RNase YbeY, which yields MKKLNKDFRRILKDTDVLSFPHHEKNFFLKRKLPTVNNIYLGDLAFSYDYIKKQKTNFVEYVNKIFIHGCLHLVGYEHDNLKNYKEMHSLERKLLAIV from the coding sequence ATGAAAAAACTAAATAAAGACTTCAGAAGAATCTTAAAAGATACAGATGTATTATCTTTTCCACACCATGAAAAAAACTTTTTCTTAAAAAGAAAATTACCTACAGTGAATAACATTTATCTTGGAGATTTGGCTTTTTCATATGATTACATAAAAAAACAAAAAACTAACTTTGTAGAGTACGTTAATAAAATATTTATCCATGGATGTTTGCACCTAGTTGGATACGAACATGATAATTTAAAAAATTACAAAGAGATGCATTCTTTGGAAAGAAAACTTTTAGCTATTGTATGA
- a CDS encoding polysaccharide deacetylase family protein: protein MSLFKYFFIIIFFLILKFDVIIKELRVESTDMKLGTITKKITYLLIVFMGFNLSNVFAESIKEKGIVTLMYHRFEENKYPSTNIKVHDFKEQIELIKNSQNEFINFNQLKSILIDKQTYTGKKILITIDDSFQSFYQNAWPILKKENVPFILFVNTREVNDKHANYMSWDQIREVHQSEIGTIGAHSFSHEYLVKLSQKDVVQDIEQSNQDYLRELGFIPEVFSYPFGEYSSEIKKLIKDSKYKLAFGQHSGVVHQKEDLFELPRFPINEAYGKIDRFNFIINTVPLPHKFYKPENKLITSNNPPAIEIEFTNSAKGINCFSNEGGQWGPSEIAFLEKNWIKIILKKPFKTRRGKINCTLKLSDGTWGWFGRQYVLKN, encoded by the coding sequence TTGTCACTTTTTAAATATTTTTTTATTATAATTTTTTTTTTAATACTAAAATTTGATGTAATTATTAAAGAATTGAGAGTAGAATCTACTGATATGAAATTAGGAACTATCACTAAAAAAATTACTTACCTTCTCATTGTGTTTATGGGATTTAATTTATCAAATGTTTTTGCAGAAAGCATTAAGGAAAAAGGCATTGTAACTTTAATGTACCATAGATTTGAAGAAAATAAATATCCATCTACAAATATAAAAGTACATGACTTTAAGGAACAGATTGAACTCATAAAAAATTCTCAAAATGAATTCATTAATTTTAACCAGCTAAAAAGTATTTTGATTGACAAGCAAACCTACACAGGGAAAAAAATCTTAATCACCATTGACGATTCATTCCAATCTTTTTACCAAAATGCCTGGCCTATATTAAAAAAGGAAAATGTCCCTTTCATACTTTTTGTAAATACTCGAGAAGTCAATGATAAACATGCTAACTACATGAGTTGGGACCAAATAAGAGAAGTACATCAATCAGAAATTGGTACGATAGGTGCCCATAGCTTCAGTCATGAATATCTAGTGAAGCTAAGCCAAAAAGATGTTGTTCAAGATATAGAACAATCTAATCAAGATTATTTAAGAGAATTGGGGTTTATCCCAGAAGTTTTTTCTTACCCTTTTGGAGAATATAGCAGTGAAATTAAAAAATTAATTAAAGACTCTAAATACAAATTGGCATTCGGACAACATTCTGGAGTAGTGCACCAAAAGGAAGATTTATTTGAACTTCCAAGATTTCCAATCAATGAAGCTTACGGAAAAATAGACAGATTTAATTTTATTATTAACACTGTCCCATTGCCACATAAGTTTTATAAACCAGAAAACAAACTTATCACTTCTAACAACCCTCCTGCTATTGAAATAGAGTTTACTAATAGTGCAAAAGGAATTAATTGCTTTTCGAATGAAGGTGGACAGTGGGGGCCTAGTGAGATTGCTTTTTTAGAAAAGAATTGGATAAAAATTATTTTAAAAAAACCATTTAAGACAAGAAGAGGAAAAATAAATTGCACACTGAAATTGAGTGATGGAACGTGGGGATGGTTTGGAAGACAATATGTTCTTAAAAATTAA
- a CDS encoding PhoH family protein, translating into MGKPVLSNNFLQILDSGNDAVNIQVKNNHSLTKISGVHDENFILLEKISNTKISLRGNLITIKGKKKDTNIITSVVNKLLKKSLEKNHIDDEDVKSLYNFTSKDSQNDVMDLEEKNSDSNYSVKTPKKTVYARTEKQKIYLEILKNNNIIYAIGPAGTGKTFLPVAVAVHKLISGEVNKIILSRPAVEAGENLGFLPGDLKEKIDPYLIPLYDSLSELLGHDKMNKKIEDGSIEIAPLAFMRGRTLKDSYVILDEAQNATETQIKMFLTRLGKNTTMVVNGDPTQIDLPNSKISGLMNSANVLSNIDEIKIVTFDALDVQRHPLVSKIIEAYKKNSLDV; encoded by the coding sequence ATGGGTAAGCCAGTTTTATCAAATAATTTTTTGCAAATTTTAGATTCAGGCAATGATGCTGTGAATATCCAGGTTAAAAATAATCATTCTTTAACCAAAATAAGTGGGGTTCATGATGAAAATTTTATTTTATTAGAAAAAATATCAAACACTAAGATTAGTTTAAGGGGGAATTTGATTACAATTAAAGGAAAGAAAAAAGATACAAATATTATTACTAGTGTGGTCAATAAGTTACTAAAAAAATCATTAGAAAAAAATCATATCGATGATGAAGATGTTAAGTCTTTATATAATTTTACAAGTAAGGATTCTCAAAATGATGTTATGGATCTTGAAGAAAAAAATAGTGACAGCAACTATTCTGTTAAGACTCCAAAGAAAACTGTTTATGCAAGAACCGAAAAACAAAAAATATATTTAGAAATTTTAAAAAATAACAATATTATCTATGCAATTGGACCGGCTGGTACAGGAAAAACTTTTTTACCTGTAGCAGTGGCTGTCCACAAGTTAATTTCAGGCGAGGTAAATAAAATAATTTTATCAAGGCCAGCCGTAGAAGCTGGAGAAAATTTGGGTTTTTTACCAGGAGATTTAAAAGAAAAAATTGATCCTTATTTAATTCCTTTGTACGATTCCTTAAGTGAGCTTCTTGGACATGATAAAATGAATAAAAAAATAGAAGATGGATCAATCGAAATCGCCCCACTGGCTTTTATGCGTGGACGAACCTTAAAAGATTCATATGTTATTTTGGATGAAGCACAAAATGCTACAGAAACTCAGATTAAAATGTTTCTAACAAGGCTAGGAAAAAATACCACCATGGTTGTTAATGGCGATCCTACACAAATTGATTTACCGAATTCAAAAATATCTGGATTAATGAATTCTGCTAACGTTCTAAGCAATATCGATGAAATTAAAATTGTTACATTTGATGCATTAGATGTGCAAAGGCATCCGTTGGTTTCAAAAATAATTGAAGCCTATAAAAAAAATTCTTTAGATGTTTAA
- the miaB gene encoding tRNA (N6-isopentenyl adenosine(37)-C2)-methylthiotransferase MiaB, with product MNEYDSNRIADLLSTIDYKRIEEVEKADCFIFNTCHIREKATQKVYSDIGKIKKILRGKQSKPLFVLAGCVAQAESSMVFEKSDFVDIVVGPQAYHKLPELIKNYQKNKTKSFNTNLDVSDKFDSLENYKNISSKVSSFITIQEGCDKFCKFCVVPYTRGPEFSRCPDQIYNEVQGLVDAGTREIILLGQNVSGYKNKDINLSRLIDKVASIKKLERIRFTTSHPNDFDEDLINAFKYQDKLMPQLHLPVQSGSNKILESMNRKHTREFYLKLIDKFRDIKKDIEFSSDFIVGYPGETDKDFEDTLDLVDKVKFSNSYSFVYSQRPGTPAVDFDQIPKEESATRLEVLQNKLFDLQRKFNDSKVNSKTKVLVENITKKGNQFFGRNEYMQPVFIEGNKCTPGQIEIIEVKSSNRHNLWGTIDSN from the coding sequence ATGAATGAATACGATTCCAATCGTATTGCAGATTTACTTTCTACAATTGACTATAAAAGAATAGAAGAAGTCGAGAAAGCAGACTGCTTTATATTTAATACATGCCACATAAGAGAAAAGGCAACCCAAAAAGTTTATTCCGATATAGGTAAAATAAAAAAAATTTTAAGAGGCAAACAATCAAAACCATTATTTGTATTAGCTGGATGTGTTGCACAGGCCGAATCTTCGATGGTATTTGAAAAAAGTGATTTTGTGGACATAGTTGTCGGACCTCAAGCTTATCACAAGCTTCCAGAGTTAATAAAAAATTATCAAAAGAACAAAACTAAAAGTTTCAACACAAATCTAGATGTTTCAGATAAATTTGATTCTTTAGAAAATTATAAAAATATTTCATCTAAAGTTTCTTCTTTTATCACCATACAAGAAGGATGTGATAAATTTTGTAAATTTTGTGTTGTGCCTTACACAAGGGGTCCAGAATTTTCTCGTTGTCCCGACCAAATATATAATGAAGTGCAAGGCTTAGTTGATGCCGGAACAAGAGAAATAATTTTATTAGGTCAAAATGTAAGTGGTTATAAAAATAAAGACATTAATCTTTCTAGATTAATTGACAAAGTTGCTTCTATAAAAAAATTGGAAAGGATTAGATTTACCACTTCTCACCCAAATGATTTTGACGAAGATCTTATTAATGCATTTAAATACCAAGATAAGCTTATGCCACAGTTACACTTGCCCGTACAGTCTGGATCTAATAAAATTTTAGAATCCATGAATAGAAAACATACAAGGGAATTTTATTTAAAATTAATAGATAAATTTAGGGATATTAAAAAAGATATTGAATTTTCTAGTGATTTTATCGTAGGATATCCAGGTGAAACAGATAAAGATTTTGAGGATACTTTGGATCTTGTAGATAAGGTAAAGTTTTCTAATTCCTACTCGTTCGTTTACAGCCAAAGACCGGGAACTCCAGCAGTGGACTTTGATCAAATACCAAAAGAAGAGAGTGCCACTAGACTAGAAGTATTACAAAATAAACTATTTGATTTACAAAGAAAATTTAATGATAGTAAGGTTAATTCAAAAACTAAAGTGTTAGTAGAAAATATTACAAAAAAAGGAAATCAGTTTTTTGGTAGAAATGAATATATGCAGCCTGTATTTATAGAAGGTAACAAATGCACTCCAGGACAAATAGAAATTATTGAAGTTAAATCTAGTAACAGACACAATTTATGGGGCACTATTGATAGCAATTAA
- a CDS encoding Fur family transcriptional regulator — MINKTSPFAINLEKKCIDKGLRLTDQRKVIVKLLEETIMDTKFHPDVDELHKRAIIVDKKISIATVYRTVKLLEESNIIDKHEFKESRSRYEAVTENHHDHLIDIVSGEILEFVDEEIEILKKKIADRLGYQLVDHRLELYCKKKKK, encoded by the coding sequence ATGATCAACAAAACCTCCCCCTTCGCCATAAATCTAGAAAAAAAATGTATAGATAAAGGTTTAAGACTTACAGACCAAAGAAAAGTAATTGTAAAGCTTTTAGAGGAAACAATTATGGACACAAAGTTTCATCCAGATGTAGATGAGCTTCATAAACGAGCCATCATAGTAGATAAAAAAATTAGTATTGCGACTGTGTATAGAACTGTCAAATTGTTAGAAGAGTCTAATATTATCGACAAGCATGAATTTAAGGAAAGCAGATCGAGATATGAAGCAGTTACAGAAAATCATCATGACCATTTGATTGATATTGTTTCTGGGGAAATTTTGGAGTTTGTAGACGAAGAGATTGAAATTCTAAAAAAAAAAATTGCTGATAGGCTTGGTTATCAATTGGTAGATCATAGATTAGAGCTATACTGTAAAAAAAAGAAAAAATAA
- a CDS encoding hemolysin family protein encodes MTQIKQDSFIKKLKKTLGFSEQNNLRESIQDAIDENSGAGNRSSGLSNKEKTILENILTINKLKAADIMIPRAEIVSASYDSDFNTLIKIINTESHSRIPIFRKDLDDVMGMVHVKDLINFTNQRSQADFNLQQIMRDVLFVPPSMPILNVLLKMQSTKLHMALVIDEHGGTDGLLTIEDLVEEIVGEIQDEHDHDDVTEFKKINESTFIANATMELDEFEKMANIKFGIENIETLGGYIFSIVNRVPQKGEIIKDIPNYMFEIIDADPRKIKVLKITKS; translated from the coding sequence ATGACTCAAATTAAACAAGATAGTTTTATCAAAAAATTAAAAAAAACCTTGGGTTTTTCTGAACAAAATAATTTAAGGGAAAGCATTCAAGATGCAATTGATGAGAATTCTGGAGCTGGAAATAGAAGTTCTGGTCTATCGAATAAAGAAAAAACAATTCTTGAAAATATACTAACTATCAATAAGTTAAAAGCAGCTGACATAATGATACCTAGAGCTGAAATTGTTAGTGCAAGTTATGATTCTGACTTTAATACTCTAATTAAAATTATTAACACCGAATCTCATTCTAGAATTCCAATTTTTAGAAAAGATCTAGATGATGTGATGGGAATGGTACACGTAAAAGACCTCATCAATTTTACCAACCAACGTTCACAAGCTGATTTTAATTTGCAGCAAATTATGAGAGATGTTTTGTTTGTGCCACCTTCAATGCCTATCTTGAATGTTTTATTAAAAATGCAATCTACAAAGCTACATATGGCATTGGTAATAGATGAGCATGGTGGAACAGATGGGTTATTGACGATCGAAGACTTAGTAGAAGAAATTGTTGGAGAGATTCAAGATGAACATGATCATGATGATGTGACAGAATTTAAAAAAATTAATGAAAGCACTTTTATTGCCAATGCAACAATGGAATTAGATGAATTTGAAAAAATGGCAAATATTAAATTTGGAATAGAAAACATAGAAACGCTTGGTGGTTATATTTTCTCTATTGTAAACAGAGTTCCACAAAAGGGAGAAATTATAAAAGATATTCCCAATTATATGTTTGAAATTATAGATGCCGATCCTAGAAAAATTAAAGTTCTTAAGATTACAAAATCTTAA
- a CDS encoding universal stress protein, which yields MKKKFLIVIDESEELEKAIYFAANRAIHTEGELSLLYIVDPALNAQWSRIENLIEQEATSEAKKLCRLWAQKIKSRFEIESEVIIKIGDRCEELLKLVEEDKNIRFLVLASRANNEEPGPLIKALTGKKIKDLSIPMVIIPGFLSEKEIDLIA from the coding sequence ATGAAAAAAAAATTCTTGATCGTTATAGATGAAAGTGAAGAACTAGAAAAGGCTATTTATTTTGCAGCAAACCGAGCTATCCATACAGAGGGAGAGCTGTCTCTGTTGTACATAGTGGATCCAGCGCTTAATGCACAGTGGTCTAGAATTGAAAATCTCATTGAACAAGAGGCTACTAGTGAGGCCAAAAAATTATGTCGATTGTGGGCACAAAAAATTAAATCTAGATTTGAGATTGAAAGTGAGGTGATTATTAAAATAGGAGATCGTTGCGAAGAGCTTTTAAAACTAGTTGAAGAAGATAAAAATATTAGGTTTCTTGTTCTAGCCTCTAGAGCCAATAACGAAGAACCAGGACCATTAATCAAAGCTTTGACAGGAAAAAAAATAAAAGATCTGTCTATACCTATGGTTATTATCCCGGGCTTTCTAAGTGAAAAAGAGATAGATTTAATTGCATAA
- the murJ gene encoding murein biosynthesis integral membrane protein MurJ, which translates to MNILSSVGSFGFLTLISRVLGYFRDILIAIFLGTSFLADAFFVAFRLPNTFRRLFAEGSFNSAFVPQYSKLDIQKKAYEFANSVFNLLIFFLLVLVCVAEVFMGGVVYIISPGFIENAEKYNLAVTLSRIAFPFLIFVSLSSFYSAILNTKGRFAVAAAAPIILNLLLIASIFYAKFFDKELVYFMAWAVTLAGILQLIMLATYAKKYFIPKISFNFKISPEVKRFFKRLLPSIFSSGVMQINILVGTVIASFQTSAVSYLYYADRIYQLPLAITGIAIGTVILPSLSKEIFQNKDGNNFFLQNRSIELSLFLSAPATVGIIMATEPIISTLFGYGSFDLESVRQTSKALFVFGFGLPAFSLLKIYSSFYFARGNTKFPFYISVLTVIINILISIILFNRLGFVSIALGTTISCWCAILIYQFFLLTNGMHKFDKIFATRVSKIFVCSFIMSSILSFLLFKFQFAFEHGSIHKIFSLTVIVGISASIYFLLSILFKSFSIKDFKMKNYDTK; encoded by the coding sequence ATGAATATTTTATCTTCAGTGGGGTCCTTTGGTTTTCTTACTCTAATTAGTAGGGTTCTTGGCTATTTTCGAGATATTTTGATAGCTATATTTCTTGGCACTAGTTTTCTAGCAGATGCTTTTTTTGTAGCTTTTAGGTTACCCAATACTTTTAGAAGATTGTTTGCCGAAGGTTCTTTTAATTCCGCTTTTGTTCCGCAATATTCGAAGTTAGATATTCAAAAAAAAGCCTACGAGTTTGCTAATTCTGTTTTTAATCTACTGATTTTTTTTCTTTTGGTTTTGGTGTGTGTTGCAGAAGTTTTTATGGGAGGGGTTGTTTATATAATCTCTCCAGGCTTTATTGAAAATGCCGAAAAGTATAATCTTGCGGTCACATTAAGCAGAATAGCATTCCCCTTTTTGATTTTTGTATCTTTGTCTTCTTTTTATTCTGCTATTCTAAATACAAAAGGAAGATTTGCTGTAGCAGCGGCAGCTCCTATTATTCTTAACCTATTACTCATTGCCTCCATTTTTTATGCAAAATTTTTTGACAAAGAGCTAGTTTATTTTATGGCTTGGGCAGTTACGTTAGCTGGAATACTACAGTTGATTATGCTGGCTACTTATGCAAAAAAATATTTCATACCTAAAATAAGTTTTAATTTTAAGATTTCACCAGAAGTAAAACGTTTCTTTAAAAGATTATTGCCAAGCATCTTTTCTTCTGGAGTTATGCAAATAAACATTTTAGTAGGAACGGTTATAGCTTCATTTCAAACTAGTGCAGTATCGTATTTGTACTATGCTGATAGAATCTACCAATTGCCCTTGGCAATTACAGGTATTGCAATTGGAACAGTTATACTTCCTTCTCTATCAAAAGAAATTTTTCAAAATAAAGATGGAAATAATTTTTTTTTACAAAACAGGTCTATAGAGCTTTCTTTATTCTTGTCTGCCCCAGCCACAGTTGGAATTATTATGGCTACAGAACCCATTATTTCCACACTTTTTGGCTATGGTTCTTTTGATCTAGAAAGTGTTCGGCAAACATCAAAAGCTTTATTTGTATTTGGTTTTGGGCTACCTGCATTTTCTTTGTTGAAAATTTACTCAAGTTTTTATTTTGCAAGAGGAAATACCAAGTTTCCATTCTACATATCAGTTTTGACAGTTATTATAAATATTTTAATAAGTATAATTTTATTTAATCGACTAGGCTTTGTATCCATTGCGTTGGGAACAACTATTTCTTGCTGGTGTGCCATCCTAATTTATCAGTTTTTTCTTTTAACAAACGGAATGCATAAATTTGATAAAATTTTTGCAACAAGAGTTTCAAAAATATTTGTTTGTTCATTTATAATGAGCTCAATTTTATCTTTCTTGTTATTTAAGTTTCAATTTGCCTTTGAACACGGGTCTATTCATAAAATATTTTCCTTAACAGTAATCGTTGGTATTTCTGCATCAATTTATTTTCTACTTTCAATATTGTTTAAATCTTTTAGTATTAAAGACTTTAAAATGAAAAATTATGACACAAAATAA
- a CDS encoding glucosaminidase domain-containing protein translates to MSRSYLPKLKRKINLSLLRIKDNLAYEKKLIKKKFKRTLEKSIDFIDIFKKFNNNILGKSNQRLTGPLKKHYNYSYAKGSVIAFLIFAILYKPNFQNSNFVNADNDKKIVENIYSQEDIFVIDKNLSVSNKKPFSPKQKKQLSSGYSDKQILGFGNNISARTIISLFEEENYNLKDIRQGKAVDPVFLSKLPTGIANIDNIGDRKKLFIKVILPLVIYENNKILEDRNYLNQISREKSLSEQETVWLDKKFKEYKVNTSEIEELKKRMDVIPPSLAIAQAAYETGWGTSRFAMEGNSLYGARTWKKGKGIVPNDRGEEQKFEVLSFKIIRASISSYKKNLNTHQSYNEFRKARAIQRKEKNRVFGLELSQYLNKYSEIGGVYVQRLKKIIEQNSLTDFDESVLSQKKKPNIV, encoded by the coding sequence ATGAGTCGTTCATATTTGCCAAAATTGAAAAGGAAGATAAATTTAAGTTTATTAAGAATTAAAGACAACCTTGCCTATGAAAAAAAATTAATTAAAAAAAAATTTAAAAGAACCCTTGAAAAGTCAATTGACTTTATTGATATCTTCAAAAAATTTAATAATAATATTCTTGGAAAGTCCAATCAGCGTCTAACTGGACCACTAAAAAAACATTACAATTATAGCTATGCCAAGGGAAGTGTAATCGCTTTTTTAATATTTGCTATTTTATACAAACCAAATTTTCAAAACTCCAATTTTGTAAATGCTGATAACGATAAAAAAATAGTTGAAAACATCTATTCACAAGAAGACATTTTTGTAATTGATAAAAATCTATCTGTTAGTAATAAAAAACCTTTTAGCCCAAAACAAAAAAAACAACTTTCTTCAGGATATTCAGACAAGCAGATTTTGGGATTTGGAAATAATATCAGTGCAAGAACTATTATAAGCCTTTTTGAAGAGGAGAATTATAATTTAAAAGATATTAGACAAGGAAAAGCAGTAGACCCAGTTTTTTTATCAAAATTACCTACTGGTATTGCCAATATAGACAACATAGGAGATAGAAAGAAACTTTTTATAAAAGTTATTCTGCCCTTAGTTATTTATGAAAATAATAAAATTCTAGAAGATAGAAATTACTTAAATCAGATATCAAGGGAAAAAAGTCTTAGTGAGCAAGAAACAGTCTGGTTAGATAAAAAGTTCAAGGAGTATAAGGTTAACACTAGTGAAATTGAAGAGCTAAAAAAAAGAATGGACGTGATACCCCCTTCTTTAGCAATTGCGCAGGCCGCCTATGAAACTGGATGGGGAACTTCTAGATTCGCGATGGAAGGAAATTCTTTGTATGGAGCCAGAACATGGAAAAAAGGCAAAGGAATAGTACCAAATGACCGAGGGGAAGAGCAAAAATTTGAAGTTTTGAGTTTTAAGATTATCAGAGCATCAATATCTTCCTATAAAAAAAATCTAAATACACATCAAAGTTACAATGAATTTAGGAAAGCTAGAGCGATACAGAGAAAAGAAAAAAACAGAGTTTTTGGTTTAGAGCTATCCCAATATCTAAATAAATATTCAGAAATTGGAGGTGTTTATGTTCAGAGGCTAAAAAAAATTATTGAACAAAACTCACTTACAGATTTTGATGAATCGGTACTATCCCAGAAGAAAAAGCCTAATATTGTTTAA